In Thermotoga sp. KOL6, the DNA window GAAAGAATAAAGGGATGCGAGGTTTTTATAAAGTACGAAGAACTTCCGCCTCTTCAAGAGGATGAATATTACTTCTACGAAATTCTGGGATGTGATGTATTCTACGATTCGGGAGAGAATGTAGGAAAAGTTGTCGACATCATAGAAACAGGATCTAACGATGTACTAGTCGTGAAGAATCAAAAAAAGGAAACACTGATTCCCATGACAAAAGACTGGATCATAAAGATCGATAAAGGTGAAAAAAAGATCGTTGCCAGAAAATTGGAGTGGATTTGATGAGGATCAGTATAGTGACCATATTCCCAGAAATGGTCGAAGTTGTGAAGAAGTACGGTG includes these proteins:
- the rimM gene encoding ribosome maturation factor RimM (Essential for efficient processing of 16S rRNA) — translated: MIKTLQDLINERIPIGKVVNTHGLKGEVKLFPYTNSEEILGNLSEVVLYNKEKKVFYHLSVESIRRMNKLFLVRFDTIDTIEAAERIKGCEVFIKYEELPPLQEDEYYFYEILGCDVFYDSGENVGKVVDIIETGSNDVLVVKNQKKETLIPMTKDWIIKIDKGEKKIVARKLEWI